From the Chloroflexia bacterium SDU3-3 genome, one window contains:
- a CDS encoding SUF system NifU family Fe-S cluster assembly protein, translating into MDDLYRELIIEHSKYPHNAGTLENPTVTQEEKNPLCGDQIKIDLAIEDGVITDVRFVGRGCAISQAATSLLTDEIKGKSLDEIKQLTKDDVLDLIGIPLGHNPVRIKCALLPLKAVKAGVYSFLGTQLEDDEDEL; encoded by the coding sequence ATGGATGATCTCTACCGAGAGCTTATCATCGAGCACTCCAAGTACCCGCACAACGCAGGCACCCTGGAGAACCCGACGGTCACGCAGGAGGAGAAAAACCCGCTCTGCGGCGACCAGATCAAGATAGATCTTGCCATCGAAGATGGCGTTATCACCGATGTGCGCTTTGTCGGGCGGGGCTGCGCGATCAGCCAGGCCGCGACATCGCTGCTCACCGACGAGATCAAGGGCAAGTCGCTGGACGAGATCAAGCAGCTGACCAAGGACGACGTGCTCGACCTGATCGGCATTCCGCTTGGCCACAACCCGGTGCGCATCAAATGCGCGCTCCTGCCGCTCAAGGCCGTGAAGGCCGGGGTCTACAGCTTCCTAGGCACCCAGCTTGAGGACGACGAGGACGAGCTCTAG
- a CDS encoding cysteine desulfurase produces the protein MGTQKDIDQFDILTLRREFPILQQPIHGKPLAFLDSGASSQKPRRVITSLEHYYEHTNANVHRGVYQLSEQATFAYERARGKVAKFINARSLKEIVFVRNTTEAINLVANTWGAANLRPGDRILLTVMEHHSNLVPWQMIAQRTGAKIDYLEIDGDGRLILDDLDRRLQGVKIVAVTHQSNVLGTINPVAEIAARAHAAGAVVLVDGAQSVPHMPVDVQALGIDFLAFSGHKMCGPTGSGALWGRKALLDAMPPFLGGGSMIQNVTLEGTTYADVPTRFEAGTPAIGESIALGEAIDFLSDVGMARIHAYEQKLTAYALDRLSEVHGLQLYGPPTAEQRGGVISFTLEGVHPHDVAAILDTEGIAVRAGHHCCQPLHDLLNIPATARASFYLYNIPEEIDRLAAALEKARRLFA, from the coding sequence ATGGGCACACAAAAAGACATCGATCAGTTCGACATCCTCACGCTTCGCCGCGAGTTCCCGATCCTCCAGCAGCCCATCCATGGCAAGCCGCTGGCGTTTTTGGACAGCGGCGCATCCTCGCAGAAGCCCAGGCGCGTGATCACAAGCCTTGAGCACTACTACGAGCACACCAACGCCAATGTCCACCGCGGCGTCTACCAGCTGAGCGAGCAGGCGACCTTCGCCTACGAGCGGGCGCGCGGCAAGGTGGCCAAGTTCATCAACGCGCGTTCGCTCAAAGAGATCGTCTTTGTGCGCAACACCACCGAGGCGATCAACCTGGTGGCCAACACATGGGGCGCGGCCAACCTGCGCCCCGGCGACCGCATCCTGCTCACCGTGATGGAGCACCACTCGAACCTGGTGCCCTGGCAGATGATCGCCCAGCGCACCGGGGCCAAGATCGACTACCTAGAGATCGACGGCGACGGACGTCTCATTCTGGACGACCTCGACCGCAGGCTGCAGGGCGTGAAGATCGTGGCGGTCACGCACCAGTCCAACGTGCTGGGCACGATCAACCCCGTGGCCGAGATCGCGGCCAGGGCACACGCGGCGGGCGCGGTGGTGCTGGTGGATGGGGCGCAGAGCGTGCCGCACATGCCCGTGGATGTGCAGGCGCTCGGCATCGACTTCCTGGCCTTCTCGGGCCACAAGATGTGCGGCCCCACCGGCAGCGGCGCGCTCTGGGGCCGCAAGGCGCTGCTGGATGCCATGCCGCCCTTCCTAGGCGGCGGCTCCATGATCCAGAACGTGACGCTGGAGGGCACCACCTACGCCGATGTGCCGACCCGCTTCGAGGCTGGCACCCCGGCCATCGGCGAGTCGATCGCGCTGGGCGAGGCCATCGACTTCCTCAGCGATGTCGGCATGGCGCGCATCCACGCCTACGAGCAGAAGCTCACCGCCTACGCGCTCGACCGCCTGAGCGAGGTGCACGGCCTGCAGCTGTACGGCCCGCCCACCGCCGAGCAGCGCGGCGGCGTGATCAGCTTCACCCTTGAGGGGGTGCACCCGCACGATGTGGCGGCCATCCTCGACACCGAGGGCATCGCGGTGCGCGCCGGGCACCACTGCTGCCAGCCGCTGCACGATCTGCTCAACATTCCGGCCACCGCCCGCGCCTCATTCTACCTCTACAACATCCCCGAGGAGATCGACCGACTCGCGGCGGCGCTGGAGAAGGCACGGCGGCTTTTCGCCTAG
- the sufD gene encoding Fe-S cluster assembly protein SufD, protein MNTLPPLSQLNENVLAEAAQRRGEPAWLIERREAAWKTFVASAPPIWKRTDLSKFQPEQISAPAEAASTTLTWNQSLAAQGVIFTPLLSALASGNALAQQLLGTAIEAEAHKFNALHAALWLDGVFLYVPKNVAVEEPFVASFALGQGGSVFPHSIVVLEEGASATFVEEFTSADASGQGFANPATEIFTRQGSSLRFVSIQTWGREVYHIGAQRVVAGRDANVDWVTANLGGKLQHIEAEATMTEVGSRVEWQAVTFANEKQSLLIAPTLRHVGVSTESHLDFKTVVNDEGYSTFDGMIKIEKGSRATATRLEEHALHLGGKSRSDSIPGLKIDTNDVERAGHASTSGEIDEEQLFYMLSRGIGREDAIHMIITGFFEPVLDRIPSTEVRERVSAAIEAKL, encoded by the coding sequence ATGAATACGCTCCCCCCCCTTTCACAGCTCAATGAGAACGTGCTGGCCGAGGCCGCGCAGCGCCGTGGCGAGCCTGCCTGGCTGATCGAGCGGCGCGAGGCCGCCTGGAAGACCTTCGTGGCCAGCGCGCCGCCGATCTGGAAGCGCACCGACCTCTCGAAGTTCCAGCCCGAGCAGATCAGCGCGCCCGCCGAGGCCGCCAGCACCACGCTCACCTGGAACCAGTCGCTCGCGGCCCAGGGTGTGATCTTCACCCCGCTGCTCAGCGCGCTGGCCAGCGGCAACGCCCTGGCCCAGCAGCTGCTCGGCACAGCCATCGAGGCCGAGGCCCATAAGTTCAACGCTCTGCACGCCGCGCTTTGGCTCGACGGTGTGTTCCTCTATGTGCCCAAGAACGTGGCCGTCGAGGAGCCGTTCGTGGCCTCGTTCGCGCTGGGCCAGGGCGGCTCGGTGTTCCCCCACAGCATCGTGGTGCTGGAGGAGGGCGCGAGCGCCACATTCGTGGAGGAGTTCACCTCCGCCGATGCCAGCGGCCAGGGCTTCGCCAACCCGGCCACCGAGATCTTCACCCGCCAGGGTTCAAGCCTGCGCTTCGTCAGCATTCAGACGTGGGGCCGCGAGGTCTACCACATCGGCGCGCAGCGCGTGGTGGCCGGGCGCGACGCCAATGTGGACTGGGTGACGGCCAACCTGGGCGGCAAGCTCCAGCACATCGAGGCCGAGGCCACCATGACCGAGGTCGGCTCGCGCGTCGAGTGGCAGGCCGTGACCTTCGCCAACGAGAAGCAGTCGCTGCTGATCGCACCGACCCTGCGCCACGTGGGCGTGAGCACCGAGAGCCACCTGGACTTCAAGACCGTGGTGAATGACGAGGGCTACTCGACCTTCGACGGCATGATCAAGATCGAGAAGGGCAGCCGCGCCACCGCCACCCGGCTTGAGGAGCACGCGCTCCACCTGGGCGGCAAGTCGCGCAGCGACTCCATCCCCGGCCTGAAGATCGATACCAACGATGTCGAGCGGGCCGGCCACGCATCCACCAGCGGCGAGATCGACGAGGAGCAGCTGTTCTACATGCTCTCGCGCGGCATCGGTCGCGAGGACGCCATCCACATGATCATCACCGGCTTCTTCGAGCCAGTGCTCGACCGCATCCCGTCGACGGAGGTTCGCGAGCGTGTGAGCGCGGCCATCGAGGCCAAGCTGTAG
- the sufC gene encoding Fe-S cluster assembly ATPase SufC, with product MNTELVIKDLHANVGEKEILRGVNLTIKPGTVHAIMGPNGSGKSTLAYTLAGHPGYEVTGGEVWYKGQNILELAPDERSKLGLFLAFQYPVAIPGVTVANFLRAAVNAHRAEEGKDPKQTAIPMAEFRKTLRANLASLEVDESFIRRYLNEGFSGGEKKRIEILQMSMLKPTMAVMDETDSGLDIDALRIVSQGVNTLAAANPEMGVLVITHYQRLLNYIKPNIVSVMMDGRIVRESGPELALELEEKGYDWIREEVAAK from the coding sequence ATGAACACAGAGCTTGTCATCAAGGATCTGCACGCCAACGTCGGAGAGAAAGAGATCCTGCGTGGTGTCAACCTAACTATTAAGCCCGGCACTGTCCACGCGATTATGGGGCCGAACGGCAGCGGCAAGAGCACCCTGGCCTACACCCTGGCCGGACACCCCGGCTACGAGGTCACCGGCGGCGAGGTCTGGTACAAGGGCCAGAACATCCTTGAGCTGGCCCCCGACGAGCGCTCCAAGCTGGGTCTGTTCCTGGCCTTCCAGTACCCCGTGGCCATCCCCGGCGTCACCGTGGCCAACTTCCTACGCGCCGCCGTGAACGCCCACCGCGCCGAGGAGGGCAAGGATCCCAAGCAGACCGCCATCCCCATGGCCGAGTTCCGCAAGACGCTGCGCGCCAACCTGGCCTCGCTAGAAGTGGATGAGTCCTTCATCCGCCGCTACCTAAACGAGGGCTTCTCGGGCGGCGAGAAGAAGCGCATCGAGATCCTCCAGATGTCCATGCTCAAGCCGACTATGGCCGTGATGGACGAGACCGACTCGGGCCTCGACATCGATGCGCTGCGCATCGTCTCGCAGGGCGTCAACACGCTGGCCGCCGCCAACCCCGAGATGGGCGTGCTGGTGATCACCCACTACCAGCGGCTGCTCAACTACATCAAGCCCAACATCGTTTCGGTGATGATGGATGGCCGGATCGTGCGCGAGAGCGGCCCCGAGCTAGCGCTGGAGCTGGAGGAGAAGGGCTACGACTGGATCCGGGAGGAGGTTGCGGCAAAGTAG
- a CDS encoding winged helix-turn-helix transcriptional regulator — translation MAAITFVGDTPANKVLRHLQRHGEASVRDLEEVLGISTTAVREHITNLQTRGLIDTKLVRTGPGRPKQVYFLTSAAQAQFPKAYDTLVNMLLRELANRQGSEQLDVLLDAVGSRLAEEYKGQIPGEELQEKLDGLRKALEARSIPVEVQPSGQGFQVFSCPYLDVAQEHEAVCRMERRMMEQVLGEDLQIEGTIREGHRSCSFKVRNEE, via the coding sequence ATGGCAGCGATAACGTTCGTAGGCGATACGCCAGCCAATAAAGTGTTGCGCCACCTCCAACGCCATGGCGAGGCGTCGGTGCGCGATCTTGAAGAGGTGCTTGGCATCAGCACCACTGCGGTGCGCGAGCACATCACCAACCTTCAGACCCGTGGTCTGATCGATACCAAGCTGGTGCGCACCGGCCCTGGCCGACCCAAGCAGGTCTACTTTCTCACCTCGGCGGCGCAGGCCCAGTTCCCCAAGGCATACGACACCCTGGTGAACATGCTGCTGCGCGAACTGGCCAACCGCCAAGGCTCCGAGCAGCTTGATGTGTTGCTGGATGCGGTCGGTTCGCGGCTGGCCGAGGAGTACAAGGGCCAGATCCCCGGCGAAGAGCTGCAGGAAAAGCTGGATGGGCTGCGCAAGGCGCTTGAGGCCCGCAGTATCCCTGTAGAGGTCCAGCCGTCTGGCCAGGGCTTCCAGGTCTTCTCCTGCCCCTACCTCGACGTGGCGCAGGAGCACGAGGCCGTCTGCCGCATGGAGCGGCGCATGATGGAGCAGGTGCTCGGCGAGGATCTCCAGATCGAGGGGACTATCCGCGAAGGCCACCGCAGCTGTAGCTTTAAAGTCCGAAACGAAGAGTAG
- the aroB gene encoding 3-dehydroquinate synthase, translated as MTTPAPLTITTPAGTYEILVGAGVLATLPGHLARLGLRGKIWLISDAAVYNRFGLPLLAALEGAGYGARGFAVPSGEQSKDLATLSKLYDWLIGGGVERRDVVLALGGGVVGDLAGFAAASILRGVAFIQLPTTLLAMVDSALGGKTGVNHPLGKNLIGAFHQPRLVLADTSTLATLPPRELRAGWAETIKHGVIQDRALFERLEQIAGLPGEVTAGAGSDAALALPPEELAAIVRQAAAVKAGVVTRDERETGERMLLNYGHTLGHAIEAAAGYGTLLHGEAVAIGMELAAQIAVSMGTFAAADVARQRRLLHAYGLPTALPPSVDPEDLIERTLRDKKVQAGKVRWVLPTSIGAAVTRSDVAEAQVAQVLADARLAAES; from the coding sequence ATGACAACACCTGCCCCACTCACCATCACCACACCCGCTGGCACCTACGAGATCCTGGTCGGCGCTGGGGTGCTGGCCACGCTGCCCGGCCACCTCGCGCGGCTGGGCCTACGCGGCAAGATCTGGCTGATCAGCGACGCCGCTGTCTACAACCGCTTCGGGCTGCCGCTGCTGGCCGCGCTGGAGGGGGCGGGCTACGGCGCGCGCGGCTTCGCGGTGCCCTCGGGCGAGCAGAGCAAGGATCTGGCGACGCTGTCCAAGCTCTACGACTGGCTAATCGGCGGCGGCGTGGAGCGGCGCGACGTGGTGCTGGCGCTGGGCGGCGGCGTGGTGGGCGACCTGGCGGGCTTCGCCGCCGCCAGCATCCTGCGCGGCGTGGCCTTCATCCAGCTGCCCACCACGCTGCTGGCCATGGTCGATAGCGCGCTAGGCGGCAAGACCGGCGTGAACCACCCGCTGGGCAAAAACCTGATCGGCGCGTTCCACCAGCCCCGCCTAGTGCTGGCCGACACCAGCACGCTGGCCACGCTGCCCCCACGCGAGCTGCGGGCGGGCTGGGCCGAGACGATCAAGCACGGCGTCATCCAGGATCGCGCGCTGTTCGAGCGGCTGGAGCAGATCGCCGGGCTGCCTGGCGAGGTGACGGCGGGCGCAGGATCGGACGCCGCGCTGGCGCTGCCGCCCGAGGAGCTGGCCGCGATCGTACGGCAGGCGGCGGCGGTGAAGGCGGGCGTGGTCACCCGCGACGAGCGCGAGACCGGCGAGCGCATGCTGCTGAACTATGGCCACACCCTGGGCCACGCCATCGAGGCGGCGGCGGGCTACGGTACCCTGCTGCACGGCGAGGCGGTGGCCATCGGCATGGAGCTGGCCGCCCAGATCGCCGTGAGCATGGGCACGTTCGCGGCGGCGGATGTCGCGCGCCAGCGGCGGCTGCTGCACGCCTACGGGCTGCCCACCGCCCTGCCGCCCAGCGTCGACCCCGAGGATCTGATCGAGCGCACCCTGCGCGACAAGAAGGTGCAGGCTGGCAAAGTGCGCTGGGTGCTGCCCACATCCATCGGCGCAGCCGTGACCCGCAGCGACGTGGCTGAGGCCCAGGTGGCGCAAGTGCTGGCCGATGCGCGGCTCGCAGCAGAAAGCTGA
- a CDS encoding shikimate kinase yields the protein MTGNTMQDRSIALVGLSGTGKSTVARALAERTGMPLIDTDRAIERQQGQIISALFEQHGEAHFRTLEQAALAEALGGTAAVVATGGGIVLRPANRTLLRELALVVWLDAPTEDLVARLAAHDEERPLLSGEAHAKLEALRAARAALYADVAHHQIITSGRAASEIAQEILRIYRP from the coding sequence ATGACAGGTAATACGATGCAAGATCGTTCTATCGCCCTGGTCGGCCTCTCCGGCACGGGGAAATCTACCGTTGCGCGGGCGCTGGCCGAGCGCACTGGCATGCCGCTGATCGACACCGACCGCGCCATCGAGCGCCAGCAGGGCCAGATCATCTCGGCCCTGTTCGAGCAGCACGGCGAGGCCCACTTCCGCACGCTAGAGCAGGCCGCGCTGGCCGAGGCGCTGGGCGGCACGGCGGCGGTGGTGGCCACCGGCGGCGGGATCGTGCTGCGGCCCGCCAACCGCACGCTGCTGCGCGAGCTGGCCCTGGTGGTGTGGCTCGACGCCCCCACCGAGGATCTGGTGGCCCGCCTGGCCGCCCACGACGAGGAGCGACCGCTGCTGAGCGGCGAGGCCCACGCCAAGCTAGAGGCGCTGCGGGCCGCCCGCGCCGCGCTCTACGCCGATGTGGCCCACCACCAGATCATCACCAGCGGTCGCGCCGCCAGCGAGATCGCCCAGGAGATCCTGCGAATCTACCGGCCATAG